From Methylobacterium radiodurans, a single genomic window includes:
- a CDS encoding cob(I)yrinic acid a,c-diamide adenosyltransferase — MVKLNRIYTRTGDKGTTALADGQRRSKADLRVETYGTVDETNACIGLARLHAEPRLDAMLAAIQNDLFDLGADLATPPTPEPLPYEPLRVVAAQVKRLEDDIDALNAVIPPLKSFVLPGGSPAAAALHLARTVCRRAERLAVQLAASEGETVSAEALQYLNRLSDFLFVASRAANGDGADDVLWVPGKNR; from the coding sequence GTGGTCAAGCTGAACCGGATCTACACGCGCACAGGGGACAAGGGCACCACGGCGCTGGCCGACGGGCAGCGCCGCTCCAAAGCCGATCTCAGGGTCGAGACCTACGGTACGGTCGACGAGACCAATGCCTGCATTGGATTGGCGCGGTTGCACGCCGAGCCTCGGCTCGACGCGATGCTCGCCGCTATCCAGAATGACCTGTTCGATCTCGGCGCCGACCTCGCGACGCCGCCGACGCCCGAGCCGCTGCCCTACGAGCCGCTGCGCGTGGTGGCCGCACAGGTGAAGCGGCTCGAGGACGACATCGACGCCCTGAACGCGGTGATCCCGCCGCTGAAATCCTTCGTGCTGCCGGGCGGATCGCCGGCCGCGGCCGCGCTCCATTTGGCCCGCACGGTCTGCCGCCGGGCCGAGCGCCTCGCCGTGCAGCTCGCCGCGAGCGAGGGCGAGACGGTCTCGGCGGAAGCACTGCAATACCTCAACCGGCTCTCGGATTTCCTGTTCGTAGCGAGCCGCGCGGCAAACGGCGACGGTGCCGACGACGTGCTCTGGGTTCCGGGCAAGAACCGCTGA